gtaaaataagaaaactcAATGGGGTGACATGATAAGTATTTGGAGCTTTTTAAAGACCAATGAAAAACAGTAATAGTTATGTGTGTTAGGTCTTTGAGTATGATAGGCCCCCCCTGCTTTCCATTTGGGAGGAACTGGCCATTTGGCACAATGAGCCTTCCAGGATTCATTGTTAAGTACTGAGGGGTTAATGAGCAGTGGCTTCTCTCCGCTCTTTGGCTCTATGGCTGCTTTAAATGAAAGGATGGAGGATGGAAGGGGGCAACAATGGAATTCAGAAATACTGAGATGCTCTgttgaaaaacacatttatgttaCGTGTCTTGCGAAGAGTAGGTTTGTCGTTACGCTCGGTGAAGAAAATGCTGTCATGAACTGTGATCTGGCTCAAAAGTCCAAGCAGAAAGTCCCTGAATGTGTCGGGCTGGGCACTCAGGGAATTCAGGGTGCGATGCATGGAAATGAGCCACTCAAGAAGctgccaaacacacagattaaaaTGGAAGAGCGGCCGCATTCACTCGCACCTCATTGAGATTCTTTTACAAAGTCAACCCCCGAGCCTTTCACCACCAAAACCTCATCAGAACGTCTTAAAGACAGTGGCGAGCAGCTTGTCCCTGAGATGTCccttgcctgcctgcctgccttgGCATGTCAAGGGCGCAACAGGCCAGGAGAAGGTGCTTTGTGGCTGGGAGGGGAAGTGGCGGGCTGCTGGGAATTGAGCAGGGAGGGAGATCTCATCGCTGATCTGCTGTCAGACTCCGCTCTCTGACCTCCATCCGTCCATTTGTCTGTCCACCCTTCTTGCCTATCTGGTTAGTAGCTTGAGGGTTGAAtctgttgggggggggggctaccTCCATCCTTTCTTaggtgaaggaggagggtgATGCAGGCCTGACCCCACCTGGTTCTGCTGTttctaattttgtttttcacttgcATCTAAAATCATTTATGTGGTGTTTTCTATAGAATACAAATGGTCTTAGCATACTGAGCTACCCCACAGCCAGCTGAGGGACTTCAGTGTCTCTCGACACACAGGTAAAATGGCTCTGCAGGTTCTTGTTGCCTGAGAAGGTGCAATAAAATCACTTTATTTGTCCTGCAGCAAATAATCCGTCCCTTTTGCAGTTTCCAGCACGACAGTCCCAGTCTTACTGTCTTATTTCCTTATTTAACTTCAGATATAGTAGGACCAGATGAGTTCTGGGTCTGCCTTCCCTACAGAGGGAACTCATTTTAGCTGCTTGTATTCCTGAAGCTCCCAACCGTTGGTAAGTCTTGAGGATGTAGATCGACTCGTAAATCGGAAGCTTTGCCTTCTGCCTCAGGTCCCCTCCTCAGCACGGTCAAAGTCTGATGAAACCAACAGAACCACATAATCTgcaaagagcagagaagcaaTTTTGCCAGCCCCCTTGAATTCCTGGAAAACCACAAATAGAAGCAAAGTGGTGACACGAGACAAAGCTGGCGGAGGCCAACACCCACGAGAATACAGACACAGCTCTAATTCTAATACAAGGACCAGACAGCTTGTGGCAACGACTCTGATACTACAGGAGTATGGGGGGGTATGCGTTATACAGAGACAAGGTTGTAAGCCACCTCAAAGTCCACAAAGCACACGTAGACTGGATGAGGAAACTCCCATCACCCCTCCCATCCTCCTGCTGGACCTGAAGCTGGACATACGGTTGGAGCGTCTGCCATAAACTTTCCCAGGGAGGCTGAGCAGTACCCTGATAACTGAACCATACCCTCCAGAGCCTCTTTCTGAAAATGGGAACCACAAATTCTAACACAATCCCCACATCATTGCAAACAAGacaaattaacacacacataacaggGTCTATTCAAATATGTAAATCTTTGTCCAGCTAATTACAAGCAATTTAATGTGATCCTCTGATGTTGCAAACCAATGAGCCATTTTCTCCATCACGCTCCGGCTGCACTCAGCTCTTTTCTAGTGGTATTAAAGCAGTGAGTCATTGTTGGGTAGGATCAGTTGATTTGGGGATGTCCGGTGCTACAGTTAATCCTTTTGACCTGACCTGGCCCTGCTGGGAAAcgtcctctcctccttcactttAGGCCACCGTGTTAATGACAAACCACTCTGCTGGCTCACACAATTAAAAGACCCCCTCGTACTCAACTAAAAACCCCACATGAGGCTGCACTGCAAGCTGGGAAAGATAAGCAGTCACTGGGAAATACCAAATACCAAACACAAATaccaataaaaacatgtttaagaACATCTTTTTCATGAAACTGCGTGCTAAATGAATTCTGAGGAACATGAGCACGGTCGTAAAACTAATTTGTTAAAGTTAAGACAATTCAACCTGTGGACACATGGATCTAAAGTTTAATGTTGAGAGATGACCTTGctgaatttaacttttttttatcatctcttaataaataaatgtaagacTCTTTTTCATGAGACTCTCTTTCGTGAGAGTATTAATCTAGGATCCTGATGTTAGGTTTGGTTTAGTCAGGTTAAGCTAACAAAAGCCTGAACCCCTGTCAATGAAACAGCCCACTGTAGACCATACCATTTTTGTCTCAAAAATGTGCATATATCTATGTATCTACATATATCTTTATCTATGCATATCTGAATCTATATATCTAAATATATAGCCACAACATATaatgtatatttaaatataagCTTGTGCTCTAACTGTACCTTCTTCAGCTTAACACGGGGACTAAATATATTAGACCGTGTCCTTCTCCACTAAAAGtcgaagatttttttttttttccacactacACTGCAGCAGAAACGCCTGAACAGAAGAGAGAGTGATTACCCATGTGCTTTCTCTTAAGTAAGAAACCCATTTAAGTGTTTGCTTTGActggtgtgtgtgacagtaaactCATTAGAGCGTGATAAAGGACTTAATTAAGATTGAAACACAACACGCTGGTGCCATGTGTGGATCCATGCCAAGGCGGAATCAATATCAACAAAAGGCGCcggtacacaaacacaaaattcatACGTGTCCTTTCAGCTGCCCACTTAATCCGTCAGTTGATATGAATGGCACCGCACTTTCTGACTTTACCAGACGACGGCAGAAAGACATCCATGGAAGCACGATCAATACAGTGACTGAAGTGGAATTCAGCAAGCACAATCCCCCCACTGGGCTTCTCTAAGAGCAATAATGCAGCTCAAGTATATTCAAGTTCAGCCGGGGAAGAATTTTCGCATTAGCTCCAGAAAGCTGGTTCTGTTTAAGTGCACGAAatttgaaaaaaggaaagaaaaaaaaaagcattttcttttGGATGGAGCTATAAGAGAGCAGAGAAGTGTGTGATTACAGTTACACAAGTGAAGTTACGGACTGTTAAACAGGAAATGTTACACTCGAGCTTGTGCAGTCGATGAGGAGCTACGCCGAGCTACCTTAAGGCCAGTGCTGCTTCCTCTTAGTGTATGACATGAAAGCCTTCTCTTTAATGTGAGACAACATGACAACAGTCAAGGCATCTGtgaaggaaaagacaaagagctgGCAGCCCGGGCTGTTAAGTAGAGGTGACATGCCATGATCAAAGGAGAGACTCGGGACTCGCGAGCTCTCACAGGGTCAGAGGGAAGCCTCAAACAGCgccaccaggcacagcgctcatCAGCCGCCGCTCAGATCTGTGAAAACGTGAAGTCAAAAACTGagtgagaaaatggaaaaaaaaaaaaaggaaccgCACAACAATGAAATGATGTCATTTGCAATTTAAATTGCATCAGCAGTTGATACGAACCTGTGATCCAAACAAATGCAACAGACTCAAAGTGTGAAATAACAGGCTGCAAAAACACAGCACGCCAAAATATTTTCCCTCCTCCATTCTTTCCCTCCCCTTCACTCGCCCCTGCTACACCCACAGCATATCACTGAATGAAATGCAGCGTGCAATTACCCATTATCCAATCAACTGGAGTCGACACTTAACCATTTGCACGGCTTTGGGCTCAGCCAATTATCTGTCAGGGCTCTCAGTGGGCTCTCAATAGCCGAACCGCGTTGCATAATCATATGGCTCCAGATTCATGCCACGCCACCAGAGACTGAGGAGGGCTGGAGGAGAGCCGGGCTGCCGTCTGAGGGGTCATTGTTGTCATCGGTGGCTGGCAGAGCGAGTCTAGGTCTGGTCACTGACAACAGCGGCGGATTCAGGCTTCAGCACCCCGGGGCCCTCGACCATTAGAATACATAATACAGGTCTAGTCATTTGGAAGGGCTCCAGATCGTGCTCTTCAAAACCCTTTTAGATAATTTGCTACATTGCATCTtcatcaaccccccccccccccccccgccaccgCCCCCACCCTCATCCTCCCACCACCCGATCCTGTCACCCATGATTGGACGCGCAGCCCTAATGCTTCCCCCACCCTTTTCTTCCTTAAATCCTGCCCTTGACCTCAGAGCACTTGCCCCCCGTCCCGCTCCAAACCAGCACCCCACCACCCAAACCCCTATCAGTCCAGACTggtccagtcagtcagtcagtcagtggtggCTGGTGGCTAGTTGACCCCCCTGAGGGCCTTCAGTGCTGGGGCCCCAGCTGAGGAGCCTGGGCAGCTGCCAACCACCAGCCACTTCAATCCCGGCTGTCCGGATGATTGCGTTTGTCAAGCCGCCACTCCGCGTCAGCCCTGCGCAGGTCTGATCACCGACAATTAGGGGTTAAAGCGAGGGGGTGCCATCTCTGCTGGCGTGGAGAGAGGAGGTAAaagtgagggggtgggggtctTCATCCACCCTGGCAATGGataaagaccccccccccccccccccacatgtTCCTCTTATTATTCCCCTGTCCCTGAACCCCACGTCTCTGCTCTGTACATCCACAACCAACTTCAGCGATATCAGCCGGATAAGACGCGGgctgtattgctgctgtgacccCCTGTAACCCCATGAATGGAAGCAGTCATACTGCATAGGCTCATCTGGTAAATACAGCAGCCGACAAAGCCGAAGCCTCTGTAAACGCAGAGTGCAGGGCTCCCCGCGGCTGGAGCTCCACAGAGCCTGAAGAATTAACCACTGCAACGCCTGATTCTCATTTTAATACACCAAAGTTATATTTATTTCAAGACTTTATTTCCTTTGAGTATTAACATTTACAGCTTACAgatataaaagagaaaaaaatgaaatgcatctGTACAACATCTGTACAAAATGGCTTCTTTTGAGAACAGAATTTCGGAGGAATCATGTTGAAATTATGTGATTATTTTGTTATATAGTTTACTGCAGTAAAcacctttttattgttttgtatgtcatttgatattttcagatattttctgGATCTTTCTGtaatatcagatttttttccagGTATTCATatttatgaatatgaatatatgaataatCAAGTAAAAAAGGCTGACACTCGTAATTGAGCCCCGACTGTCCTTCAAAGATGGAGAGATTAATGAGCTCATGTTAGATTCTCTCAGTGTTGGTAAAACATCTGTttagaagaaaggaaacagtcACCTGAACTGAACATGACGCTTGCCTGTCGTCATACTGAGGGACAAAGGTGGCTTGTAGTTTCTAAATATGAATAGAAATTATTTAGCGTAACAAGCTAAACATTGTATGGACATGTTCTAAACCAAAGGTGCTGCCTTCCACACGgtgagctttttctttttatctatAACACTGGCTCCCTCTAGTGGTTTTTACTCAACATTactcaaacactgacacaggtTTCAGAAACTCAGCACACTCaggctcctgctgctgtcaggctGGACACGGTATGACGTTATCCTGCATGATCAGCTTTTCAGTGAGTTGgttaaataacactgaaatgtTGATATCCCTGAATTAAGTCCAACCACGAAAGAAGCACCAGCTGATCAAAGCTGGGGGGCCCTCTAACCAGCacccagctctgctctgctctggacCCATTCAGATCAACTGCAGACGTGGGTCTGACCAATATCACAATGTTGTTCTGAAGTGGGTACAAAAATCACCTGACTTGTGCTTATTTGCATCATGTGACTTTACTGTCAAAGGTATTCTTCAGGCTACAACAGTGCCATACAAATCACCTCTCACCTATCTAGCAGTCCTAGGTTTTGGCCGAGGAGGCAGGCCCTGGTCTTTAGCTGTGCCGGGTTTCTGTTTGGCTCTCCTGGGCGCCTGTCCTGGACCATCAGTTGGGTGTGGGCCTTTACCCAGGAGGAAGTTTTCCCAGTCTAGGATGGACTCTTCCACAGACAGCCAGTATCTTgtctgaaagaaagaaacaatatCAGCCTTATTGGTTTGGGTCCCAAAACAGAGAGACACCACATCTGACTCCATCTTCAGACAGGTCTGAACAGAGCTTCCTACAGGAACTCTGTAAATCAAACACTTGTTACCTCCAGAGCCAGGACATTTGGGTGTGACAGATGTCTCCCTCTGTGACGATCCTCTATCTTCTGTAACTCctgcagaaacagagagcaaatgctgatttatttattttttttatttatatttatttatatatatttatttactcttCTCTGTTCACACTGTGGCCATTGTTTCCTTTCAATGACATGCactgatggcaaaaaaaaatggatttatgTCTTATTGCTTTACACTGGTTACTTTCATAGATTACTCTTGTCTGAATACTTGTTTGGATGAGTTGTTCAAAGAcatttctctcatcttttcctGAGGCTGCTTCAAAAACGCACAAATTCAGATGCATTTGAAAACGCAGTTTTCACACTgaaacaccaaaacaacaaagacaaacgTTTTTTGATTAACAGCACAGTCAAGGAGATGTCAATTAACCCTAGTCTgtacacatccacacagtccAGAGGAGAACTCTGATCAGCCAAAGATAAAGTAAGCTACTGGGTGGACCACAGGTGTGCAGGGGCTTCAGTCCTTACCTGCAGCAACGCAGCATTCCTGTGACGAGCGGCCTCAGACTCCTTCATCCGCTGCTTCCTCAGGAccttcagctgctctctgcGGCCCTCCATCTgctccagcagctctgctcttcTTCCTAAACTGATGTCAGACAACGATAGCTTCCATATTCGACCAATAAAAACCTCCAAGTAAGAACACTGACTGGTGGGTGTTTCACATTACAGTACAAACATTTCTGTCCctgttttgattaaaaaaggCAACTTTTCATTCTGTGaaagaatgaataaaataaaacggtaaaagaaatgaaaaactgaaacagaataattggtaataaaagaaaatgtgtggcTCTTTATTTACGTTCAATAAGAACAATCAAACACACTATAAATATaaggaaggaaagggagagTGGGAGGAAGGGGAAGGTAAAGGTGTAGCTTAGCTAAGAGTCTGGAAGGTATGGTCTCCAAACTTATCTGAACAGCTACCATAAAGTCAAATAATCAGAAGTCAGAAATATAAAATTTACAATgatacaaaacactgaaaagcatTAGATGTTTCTGGTGTTATGTTCCTGAccataacacacatacacacacataatctgAATCAATCATCAacattttgttcagtatttcagcTCAATGCTGATATATACTTTTTGGATAAACAGTGAGGAAAATGAACATGACATTTTAGAGCAGTCAGATAATAGAAAAGACATTAATTTGCACAGTGAAGCTGTGAAGAGGTCAATTATGACTGAAACACAACTCTCACTCCTCTCAACTTGTCAAAGTCTGAGTATGAAAGTGACATTGCAACACGTTTATGAGACATTCTGGGTGGGAACGTGTTCTCGctacaacaagaaaaaaaaaatctttctgaagaaaaatgagaataaCTTATTCTGCAAAGACAGTGAAATCAATATGAATTCTTTCTTCCATCTACCAGGCCTGTAGTCATGAGCTGTGATATGTGGGACCAGGTGCGAGCAGACACTGTTCATGTAGGAGATGCTGTCACATCGTCGCTTCATTCATGACAGCATGCcttatttacattcattcacaAGATTTCAGTACCATCACGAAAAACACTCTGAAATCTGTGCTTAAGACATATGTTTAGTGCTAAATCAGAACCACACAGCTGAATGGCTTTGGTCTGagatcaacaaaatgaaaaacttcattaaataaataatgaaacataataataataatccctgtACTTATATGTCTATCCTTATCCTGACTTGATTAAAAATTATTTCtagtgtttcttttctcttcaactcatgtgatcatgttgtttatgttttactTTGGTGAATATCACCTTTGGATGTCGCTATCACCGTATTTATCTGCAGGTATCACCGTTTCTTCTCATATGATTACTACTCTTTCACATGCTCGTAGCCGGTCGATAATCCAGAGTTTACTGTGCCATTTAATAGCCGGCTTCGTAATACAGGTGAGTCAGGACAGCCGATGTCAGGATCAGGGAAGCCTcataacaaaaaagaaatcctgGGTCTGTTGAAGGTGCTTCGTAGGTGTGCAAAAAGTAAGTTTACCACGGTGACACACCCCGGTAAGCAGCGAACCACCTTGTTAACCatgaaaacccagagttaaacctgagGTTACCTCGCTGACCATAAATCCTGCCTCGTCGCACAGACCTGTcaagatctgaaaaaaaaagcagtgagaCGGCAAACCGCACCGAGTCTTAAACTAGATTGTCTAGCAACAATAAGTGTGTTGTAAAGTATGTTTCCTTTAACTTTCCTCCCGAGTCGGAAGTTAACTTCAGCATCGCTGTCAAGCTAGGTTAGCTAACTCTGTGGTGTCATCCTGTTTAATGAAGAATTACGGACCCTGCTGAAACTGTTGTTGATCAAACGGTTTCATTACAAGTTCACACTAAAGGTGACAGACTTACATTTCCTCGTGTTTCTCCAGTAATTCCATTTCCAGGAAGCAAAAGCCGCGTTCATCTGTCCCTGCAACGGTAACTTCGGTATCAAGTCAACCATAGTTTGGTTTAACAGAACCGGAAAAGGAACGattttacttcaaaataaaagcgcaTTGTACGAAGGTATTGAAATCAAGGGCCCGTTCATCGTGGATTACCGCGGTCTCCAGATTAGAGTGTTTGACGTAATCTCACGTAAATCtggatgttttggtttttaaaactGATTGAAAATCCACCAACAGGTTTTTAAGTCCAAACCAAGCAAAAGTGCAGGTTTATTAACAGCTGGATCATGATCAAGATGTTTGGCAGTTAATTATATTGTTTTACTCATTTTCAGATACAAATGTCAGCTTTCTCTGATTTATAATGATATGATGATATGATGATATAATGATAAGTGTCGAGACAACTATGATTTTAGGTAATCAGCATCTGTTGATGTATCTAGCAATTACATTTTCAGAATGAAAAATAACCCACACTCATacatgataaaaaagaaaaaaaacaacaactggaaTTTGAGCCACAGGATGAATCTAAATCCAGGAGCCTCAACAACAAAGTGATTTCAGCTTAGTCTGGCTCTAACTGGGGTTACCTGTATTCACTGAGACCAACACTGGAAAACCTGGACAACACGAACAATATGATATGAGATGAAACAGTGATGGCCACATTAAAAGTGATATTCCAGAGGTGAAGTGTCAACAGTATGATCATACAACCGGAATataacatatacacacaccaaacacagcCACCCTCCAAGACTGGGGGTCACAGATATCAGTGGTAGCATTTCCACATGTTCCCCACGGGATCTTAGCTCTGTTGTTCTCAGCCACTTTTGGTGATTTGTCCCATCAGGACTTGGGGACTTCAGGTCAGGAGGTCAGGAGGTCAGGTCATACACTGTAAACAAATTTGATGCGTTAATTCTGTAttgtctgtttgtatttctgtatgtgtttttgaatTGGCATCATTTCTAAATGGCAATAtgcacatttttgcattttcacaaaTAGAATCAAAGTGTCACAAATATGAAACTGTGTTTTAAGGAGTATTTAGCTTCTCTGGGATATTCTAGTTCCAATTTGACCAGTCTAAGTGTAGTGGTTTTTGATCTGGATCTGGTCTGATGTGGTCtagatgtgaaaaaaaagctgtaaaatctCCCTGCAGTGTCATAATACCCTTTCACAACAGTaagaggtacaaaaaaaaaaggagactcAGTTGCTCAGCATTGTAAGCTAAGCTGCAAAGCAGAAGCAAACTTCAGCTTTGTCTTCTCGGTGGGGGGAGTGGGGTCTTTGGAGCATTCCAGCAGAGATCTTAAAggattagtttgacattttgggaaattcactttcttgccatgAGTTACataagaagattgataccactttcatgtctgtacagtcggaagccaccagcagcagcaacagcagctttaatagcataaagactggaaacagggagacagccagcctggctctgtctaaaggtATCAGAATCTGCCCACTAGCACATCTAAAGCTgactaattaacacattttacCCCAGCTGTTTAATCCACACAAAAAATTAAGTGTAAAAATTACAATTTCCCATTTTATGAGGAGGTTCTGTACCAGACTATTCCTTTGGTAAGGTATGGGATGGGCTGTGGTAATTCTGACTCCCTGTGACTTGAAGACTCCAGCTGCTGTAGGTGATCTGACTGTCCAGCCATGTGGCCAACATGTCCCATTGTGTTACTTCTGCTGGTCCCACTGATTATCCCTCAGTCTGTGACATACTCTGACACAGTTTCCTTCTTCCACagctctgtctgtttcctgtcaagAAAAATACGAGATTCAGTTGAATTATCATTTTGCAACACAAGACTGTACTGCAAATTCACAGATGTAGTCTCTTTATGCTACacaaaaaacccccccaaaaaactgttttttggtATCCTTTAGGTTCTGCGCAGGCACCTCACCTCACTGATGCTCAGCAGATGGGTCCTGGGTAGCTTTAATCACTCCTGAGCCCTGCACATCCCATGCTTTCTGTTGGTCCTCTCTAAAAGTTAACAACAACTTGGCATGGGAATTTAGCCTTCTTACAAGAATAACATTTATTTCTTAGCTTTCTTTACCTGAGTGGAGATGAATTCTCATCATTGTTTGTAATTTGGCCAATGACAGTGGTGGTGTCCACAAACTCTAGTTTGTGGACACAGTAGACTCTGCTCCATCTCTGGGAAAACAGTTGTGGGTGTAGAGAGTGAATAGGAAGGGAGCGAGCACACAACTTTGGGGGGCTCAGGTGTTGACTGCCAGTCTGAACTATCTGGTGCTGGTTTGTGAGGAAGGCCAGTATCTGACTGCAGAGCGTGGTACTCAAACCCAGAGTGCTACGTTACAGTATCATGGGGAAGACTGTACCGAAGGCTGAGCTGAAATCAACAAACAGCATTCTGGTGTGTGTGAAGACCTGCAGTGGAGAGGACATCGTCTGTGGATCTGTTGGTTCTGAATGCAAACTGGTGAGGGTCCGGATTGCCTGGAGAACCAGATTCTCAAAGCACCTCATCAGAGTGGGGGTGAGTGCCACAGGGTGGTTGTCATTTATACTAGACACTGCAAACTTTTTAGGTACAGGGGGGAGATCATTCTCCTGTCACAAgtataaaaaatgtcaataatGACATCAGGTCACCACATGATCAACACATTATCAATACCTCTGCTGATGTACAAAGTCACTGGTGATGTATGTTCGTCCTGGGTGGCAGTGTGTCTGAACATGTGCCAGTCTGTGGACTCAAAACAGCCCTGTAAAGCTGCTGTGGCTTCATCTGTCCACTTTAACCATTTTTACTAATggtttgaccatttttatcatcTGGGAGTCAGATAAAGTTTAAACAAAATATTGAATTTTGATTTGGTGCCAAAGTTGGTAATTGAGTTTGATTTTGGTGAAGAATTTGCTTCTTCTGTATTTCAGAATAACAGCCTATTTTACTTGGGCGTCCAAGTTTGTCTTTCTCTACCAGTCTTAGCGACCAGGTTGTGGTCATTCAATCTGTATTCAGTTTATGTcttcccattttttttccagagtaaCTGCTAAATAAGTAGCACTGACGGTTACTTTATCGTAGTAAATGTCCAATGATCTGTTTTAGTACACATTTTAACATGTGTTCTCACTTTTTTGCATTCAACAGCTCCCCTCCTTTTTTGTGTAATATTCCAGTCATGGCAGTGAGAGTAGGTAAATTCAGCCAGATTACAGgctgaatgaaaatgtgacCTAAACCAGACACTGTGTGTAAACTGAGAACACATACTCAAGTACAGTTTCATACAATTTAGGTGGGTacaaatgtgtctgtttttgctgATCCCAGACCAGGTGTCAGATTCTCtaaacaggaagtcagtggAGATCTGTCCAGTGTTACTGCAACTTGGGACAGTCTTAAAAAATACATCACACAAACCATTTCAGAAAATTACATCAAAacccatattttattttatgtatagCAATACAATTTACATATTAAATAACACTATAATAGAATGCTTTGATATAGCTTtaaacaaaacccaaaaaaagaaaagaaaaaggaaaagaaatccatctttttttctcttatttcatGTTACAAAAGAGGAAGGAACAGCCACCTTTCCAAAATGGGTCAATGGAGAGGAAATCATCTAGAGACATAGAGGAGAGCTGACAGCAGAATCATAGCCTCTAAAGGATGAAAACCAGAAGAAATCAAAAGAAGAAATACCGTAATAATATCACAATCACTGCCTGAACACTGAGGGTGTGAAGCTGGAAACTGGAATCTGATCATGTGGATGCAAAGACACCTGGTTTCCACAGGATCCACCACAAACAGCGACGCCATGAGTGAGTTCAAATGAGACTGAGAAGGAGAGTATTTGTGACTATAGACCAGACACATGTCTGTCTGATTGCAAACCTTGTGAGAGTTTTGTTGAACACTGTAACTCAACAAATGGTagaaaaggtaaaaagaaaaaagtttgggTTAGTTAACGTGGATGACGCCGTTTCAGAATCTGAGAGATCAAGCGTTTGACACAGTCAAAACATACACGGTTTCCAGAGAAGGCCTGGGTTACAGAGGCAACAAAATGCAGTATatgtacattgttttttttgtgtttgtttgttttttttgacagtacAGCTGCGTGTGCGCTGTAAAGgcaacacaaaacacttttcatTCGGAATGATCACAACGATCAGAATCGCATGGAAATGGGTACAGGAAATATGGCAGTGACAATCTGAAGGGCCTGATCACACCAGTGACTTTAACAGCAAAGCATCAGAAATCAGTTCTTTTCATTCTATCAGTACATTTGACCTGTGAATCCGTGTCATGAAGCAACGGGAAAGTGTCAGCACTGATAATGACTGGAGAGCCAGAGAGGTAAAAATGGAGGCAGTCGTCACATTAGCTGTGTCCCACCATCCAATTTCATACCAGCCCACCCTGTCAGAGAGTAAACTGTTCCACAGAGGAGATGCAGCATGGTCTGCAGGCAGTCGTAATATAG
This region of Toxotes jaculatrix isolate fToxJac2 chromosome 3, fToxJac2.pri, whole genome shotgun sequence genomic DNA includes:
- the c3h3orf14 gene encoding uncharacterized protein C3orf14 homolog, giving the protein MELLEKHEEILGRRAELLEQMEGRREQLKVLRKQRMKESEAARHRNAALLQELQKIEDRHRGRHLSHPNVLALETRYWLSVEESILDWENFLLGKGPHPTDGPGQAPRRAKQKPGTAKDQGLPPRPKPRTAR